The stretch of DNA ggggggagggggggggggaggggttcaTGGCGAAGCCTCAGCAGGTGACTTTTCTCTTGTAGAGGACTGATATTCACAAACCGTTCCAATCAGGTTCTCCGGCGTGTCGattcacgggggggggggggacttttcaGCGCCCCGCCGGACCCTTGAGAGAGCCGACGGCCTCGTCACGACACTGCGGGTCAGGGGCGGGGTCGGTTAAAGGCCAAACGTTGGGAAAAGTACCTCGTATTTAATAAAAGCGCGTCTTTATTTCGGAGGAAGGTTACTTCGGTCCTCCCCgctttttttaactttattctTGCCGGCTGAAGCGTGGGAGTCGACATTTGTAGGCTTTTATGTTTAATGAGCAGTTCTTAGGATGTTTTTGGGCTCTGGCCTGGATATTTGGGTGTCTGTGATATTCCGAAGTCACTGTGTGTATCGGAAGAGATCAAATCTGGAATAAAAGGAGCGTCACTTTGCATTTCCTCATGTATCGCTAGTTTTTAGACCGTTCCAGTAACGTTTCTCAGACTTGATGACAGAAAAAAGCAGCTGTAAAAACTATTtaattgttgattttttttatttttttctcatttgtaaCCTTACTAACAAAGTGGGGGCGGCTGCTGTTGCCGGGGGCTCATTTCAACCTGATCGATGGTGGTTTGTTGCACATTTTAATCAGAGTTGCTCAAACTGTGTTGTGACGTGACtgatgtggggggggctgaCGTGAACACTTCTGCAGCTTGAGTCTGTGAAAGAGTGGCTCAACGTTGAACTCGTAACAGATTTAatattaaaacatgtttttccacCCCTGAGCGTCGCCTCATTCTTGTTGCAAACACTTCCTGGCTGCTTGGTTATTCGGGTTGTGAAGCAACGCTGCAGCTGACAGTCCAGGTGTCGTGTCCGCTCTTTAAATTTGGCTTTTGAAACCCATTTTGTGGATTACGCAGAAATTTAATCGCTCCGATTAGAAGTTCAAATTTCCGACGGAACTAGAAGGCGGCTCAGTTTAGTAAGTGGCGGAGCGGTAAAACCGGCAGACTTTTAAATGGCTTGTCCAAGATCAGATGGTATTGAATGCTTGTCGTGCGTCAGTTATAGTTAAACGCACAAATATGTTACGTTTTCACAAGTTCCAGTGAGAAATGAAACACCGCGGATTCGTTCCAATTCCCCACggcacctgaaggcagcacagTTGCTAACGCCTGTTAGCTGCGCGTTAGCAACAAAAGTTGGCGACCATGTTTGTCGGTGCGGTGCAGAACCTGCTTCGCTTCGTGTAAACGTGAAACATCAGTTAGTCACTGGTCCTAATGGACGTCGATGAATGCGTGTTATCGGCTGGCCGAGCCGTGCTGGACATGGTGGAGCAGGAGTGGCAGCCGCTGTCCCCGGGCGAGCTGGAGCAGCGGCTGGACCAGGCTGTGGAGGAGACCCTGGAGGCAGAGCTGGTGGCGAACCTGAGGGCTCAGCCGTGCCCCACCGTGTATGTCCAGTTACTGCAACACCAAGCCAATGTCAGCCCCCAGGTTCCACAACCCCCCACCGACGAAGAGGCGCAGGAGCCCGCAGATCCGCAGGAGCCCGTCGGTGGTGAAGCCCTGAAGGTACCGGTCCGCTTCAGCTCCGCtggaaataactttaaaaatcCCAATCACACAATATTCCATCCAGAGGGGTGAAGTTATTTCCTCTCGTTGGGATCCAGTTGCGTTTAAATGGCCGGTGTGTTGCTTTGACCGTTTTTATCCATCTTCTCTGATATCAGCCACTGTGACTGGGTTTAAATTGTGTCCTGAGATGTTTAAAtctgtcctctcctcaggtTATCGCAGACTTGCTTCAAACCTCTGGCGCCAGGGCTCGGATGGCCGGCCGGGCCCGCTTATCCCTGTCGAACACAGTCCTGCTGTCCATCAGCCTTCTGACTGAGCGCGTGAGCTACCGCTCCCTGTCCCACCGCTTCCACCTGGAGAAGGGGAACGTCCACAGGATATTCTTCTCTTTCTGCGAGCGGGTCAACACCCTGGAAGAGAAGCTCATCAAATGGCCGGCCGGTAGGTTGATCCCACGTCTGTCAGACCAATGTTGGGCGAACACCCCGTCGTTGCCGGTATCAAAGAGGATTTGGTTTTGTCTCCCAGACTCGGAGGCTGCGGACGTTCTCGTTCCGCTCTGCAGATCAGAGAggctccaggaggagcagcgggcCCTCCCTCGGGTCCTGGGAGCCTTGGGACGCACCCTCATCCCCATCCGCCTGCCAGCCGGGAAAGGTGGCGCGGAAAGCGCCGCGTGCGAggtgaagaggatgaaggaggcGCGTCCCGGCTCCTGGCTGAACCTGGAGCTCCTGTGTGACCGCGATGGACGGCTGCGACACTGCAGGATCAGTAACGGGTCAGACGTGGACGGGGGCAGGACGTTGAGGGACAAACTCGGACAGCATCCTGAGCTGATGCCTCCCGGCTGCTGCCTCGTCGCGAGGGCAGGATACCCGCTGAGCGCCCACATTTTAACCCCCTACTCAGGACGTGACGGCGCCAAAGAGAAGCTCTTCAACCGGACGCTGGAGGAGCATTTCAGGGTCCTGGATCAGACCGTTGCCAACCTGAGAGCGAGGTTTCAGAGGCTCAGGAACCTGGACGTCAGCAGCTATGATCGGGCCAGGGCTGTTGTGTTGACTGCGTGCGTGTTACACAACGTGTTTCTGGATATGGGACAAGTGGTTGAGGGAgaagtgggggaggaggagaccatCGGccaagaggaggggggggaagaagATGACGAGGGTGTGCAGAGACGGGAAGCCGTCTCAGACTTGCTGTTTAAGTATTTGGACTCCGGAACCGCCTGAGATgcgttgcatttttttttttgctgataaaAAGGTTTTTTCCAACAAAATCTGTCTGTTTGCTTGCACATACGACAATTTTACTAATGACAACGGTTAGAGGAGGAATGGTTCACTCCGACATGTGGTTAGCATTACGAAACTACCAAAATCTTGGGAGGATTTGAGTGAAATGCCAAGATAATTTATTACggagccatggcaacagtttCATTTTATATACAGCTAAACATCATCGGGAAAGCCTAAGCGTATAAATACACTCTAAGCCTTGAGAGAATCTGAGTTAATCTGACATTCACACAAAGCATTTGGTTGCTACTACACACACTTGTGCAGCATCGAATGTCTttttggagtcatgctagttaaTTCCCGTCTTTTGAAGTGTTCTTCTGAGCCAGGCTGGCGATGGCCTGGGCCAGGTTGTTAATGGCCTctatcttcctctcctccagggcCTTCTGCTGGGCCCACATGTTCATCTTCCGCTCTTGCAGCTCCATGTAGAGCTGGAGGACGTCTTGCGGCGGCCGGTTGCCGCAGGGAGCAGCGGCtgcaggaggggaagggaggattGGGGTGAACCTCTTATTGGCAATGGCCTTGCCCACGCTTGTCCCACTCAGCTTGGCTCTTCGTTGTGCTTCgatctcctccctgctcctccccagGACCTCATGCATGGCCTTAAAGAACTCCCAGTGGACGCTTGATGCCCCCAGCCTTTTTGCCCTCTCGCTGTTCTTCCTGTATGTGGCAAGCATGTTCCTCCACTTGAGGTCACATTCGTAGGCCTTTACGGTGACGTCGGTGACCCCCGATTCTCTCAGTCTCGCGTTCACTTTCTCGGACACCATCTCCCaaagtttctttttcttgcATACCGGTTGTTCAAAAGCCTGATCCATTTCAAGGCGCGTGTTGACAAGGTGCCACGTGGCCTGTAGCGTCCAAATAAATTCTTGAGAGAAAAAGGGGGATTTTtatgttatatattttatattatctttcattttaaagtcaCAACCAAACACTTCTTAATAATTTGATGACATTGCATGCATAAACCACGCTGATCCTAACGCAATGGAGACATTTCACATTTATCTGAGATTAAATTATGTTTATCGCAACCTCTGCCAAAGTCAGGGACCGCGCATTCACCGGGCACTCCGCGCTTCTTGCGATGACTGGATGAAAGGGGAAACCTTCAGAGGATACTAACCTGCTTTGGACTTATCTGTGTCCACGGTGGACACGACCGTTTCCTTTCCCTCCACTTCCGCATTTTGTATCACAATTGTCTCAATTACTTCCATGTTGCTTTGAACATTAAGTTAAGTATTTTTCGTGGAATTTAACAACCTCTCAGGGGCACCGATAAATGTCCTCGCACCGAATAAAACGATGAGAATAACAACGTTGGGAAGCACCTTGGGAAGTGAAGTCCGTTTCGATCAAGACAAAACTGGTTTGATCGCACCAGCGTACCAAGAAAAAACTACAAAACCCGAAGGCTGTAC from Takifugu flavidus isolate HTHZ2018 chromosome 18, ASM371156v2, whole genome shotgun sequence encodes:
- the LOC130515293 gene encoding uncharacterized protein LOC130515293 — translated: MDVDECVLSAGRAVLDMVEQEWQPLSPGELEQRLDQAVEETLEAELVANLRAQPCPTVYVQLLQHQANVSPQVPQPPTDEEAQEPADPQEPVGGEALKVIADLLQTSGARARMAGRARLSLSNTVLLSISLLTERVSYRSLSHRFHLEKGNVHRIFFSFCERVNTLEEKLIKWPADSEAADVLVPLCRSERLQEEQRALPRVLGALGRTLIPIRLPAGKGGAESAACEVKRMKEARPGSWLNLELLCDRDGRLRHCRISNGSDVDGGRTLRDKLGQHPELMPPGCCLVARAGYPLSAHILTPYSGRDGAKEKLFNRTLEEHFRVLDQTVANLRARFQRLRNLDVSSYDRARAVVLTACVLHNVFLDMGQVVEGEVGEEETIGQEEGGEEDDEGVQRREAVSDLLFKYLDSGTA
- the si:dkey-66i24.7 gene encoding uncharacterized protein si:dkey-66i24.7 isoform X1, producing MEVIETIVIQNAEVEGKETVVSTVDTDKSKAEFIWTLQATWHLVNTRLEMDQAFEQPVCKKKKLWEMVSEKVNARLRESGVTDVTVKAYECDLKWRNMLATYRKNSERAKRLGASSVHWEFFKAMHEVLGRSREEIEAQRRAKLSGTSVGKAIANKRFTPILPSPPAAAAPCGNRPPQDVLQLYMELQERKMNMWAQQKALEERKIEAINNLAQAIASLAQKNTSKDGN
- the si:dkey-66i24.7 gene encoding uncharacterized protein si:dkey-66i24.7 isoform X2; translation: MDQAFEQPVCKKKKLWEMVSEKVNARLRESGVTDVTVKAYECDLKWRNMLATYRKNSERAKRLGASSVHWEFFKAMHEVLGRSREEIEAQRRAKLSGTSVGKAIANKRFTPILPSPPAAAAPCGNRPPQDVLQLYMELQERKMNMWAQQKALEERKIEAINNLAQAIASLAQKNTSKDGN